The Thermoflavifilum sp. genome contains a region encoding:
- a CDS encoding efflux RND transporter permease subunit, whose product MKPNLIEENNRKRIAIIERSALQVGRPIFHSILIIVVSFLPVFLLTGREGRLFHPLAWTKTLVIVSSMVLAITWVPALMAYFMKGKLRPESRNPVSGFFVRLYEPVLRWCLRWKKTTLAVNILALGVALFLFSRLGQEFMPPLNEGTLLFMPVALPDASNAEMKRILQIQDKIIASVPEVKNVLGKAGRIASATDPAPLNMIETIIELKPRSQWRRGVTRDSLIRELNHKLQIPGVTNGWTQPIINRINMLNTGIRTDVGVKVFGEQLDTLEQIEQQIAQALRSVAGVVDLYPEPLSGGRFLDIAVRREALGRYGISTETVNHVIEYAIGGASVSQMVEGRERFSINVRLAQDWRQTLDEIREIPIQTAHGPVPLSAVADIRFTEGPSMINSENALLRGTVLFDVRGRDMGGTVEEAIQKVKQSVHLPPGYFIEWSGEWENQVHARKTLKIILPIVLLIIFFILYLTFDNWADTWNVLLTVPFGLTGGILMVYFWGAQLSVAVVVGFIALFGLVVETGVVMIIYLDEAMRRMIQEKGRRVDRATLQHYVIEGAVKRLRPKLMTVLIALLGLVPVLWSRGTGIELMRPIALPMIGGVITSAVCVLLVMPVAYQLFKERELSRYGEIKLPITDSLTLNENI is encoded by the coding sequence ATGAAGCCGAACTTAATTGAGGAAAACAATCGCAAGCGCATCGCCATCATCGAACGGTCGGCTCTTCAGGTAGGCCGGCCCATCTTTCATTCCATTCTCATTATTGTGGTTTCTTTTTTACCGGTGTTTTTGTTGACAGGGCGAGAAGGAAGGTTATTTCATCCGCTGGCCTGGACCAAAACGTTGGTGATTGTAAGTTCTATGGTGCTGGCCATTACCTGGGTGCCGGCATTGATGGCTTATTTCATGAAAGGCAAGCTGAGGCCGGAGTCGCGTAATCCGGTGAGCGGCTTTTTCGTCCGCCTCTATGAGCCCGTGTTGCGCTGGTGTCTGCGCTGGAAGAAGACCACGCTGGCTGTAAACATCCTGGCGCTGGGTGTCGCTCTGTTTCTTTTCAGCAGGCTGGGGCAGGAGTTTATGCCGCCTTTAAACGAAGGCACGCTCTTGTTTATGCCTGTGGCGCTGCCCGATGCTTCCAATGCCGAGATGAAACGCATCCTCCAGATCCAGGATAAAATCATTGCCTCGGTTCCTGAAGTAAAAAATGTACTGGGCAAGGCGGGGCGCATTGCTTCGGCCACCGATCCGGCGCCGCTGAATATGATTGAAACCATTATTGAGCTCAAACCCCGTAGCCAGTGGCGTCGGGGTGTTACACGCGATAGCTTGATTCGAGAGCTAAACCATAAGCTGCAGATTCCCGGCGTAACCAACGGCTGGACGCAGCCTATCATCAACCGCATCAACATGCTCAACACCGGCATTCGAACGGATGTGGGCGTGAAGGTGTTTGGCGAACAGTTGGATACCCTTGAACAGATAGAGCAACAGATCGCTCAAGCCTTGCGGTCGGTTGCCGGGGTGGTGGATCTCTATCCCGAGCCCCTTTCGGGCGGCCGTTTTCTCGATATTGCCGTTCGAAGAGAAGCGTTGGGCCGATATGGTATTTCTACGGAAACGGTGAATCATGTGATTGAATATGCCATCGGCGGCGCCTCGGTGAGCCAGATGGTGGAAGGTCGGGAACGGTTTTCGATCAATGTGCGATTGGCCCAGGACTGGCGGCAGACCCTCGATGAGATCCGGGAGATTCCCATACAAACAGCACATGGGCCGGTGCCCCTGTCGGCTGTAGCCGATATTCGTTTTACCGAAGGCCCTTCGATGATCAACAGCGAGAACGCCTTACTGCGTGGTACGGTTTTGTTCGACGTGCGGGGGCGGGATATGGGCGGCACCGTGGAAGAGGCTATTCAGAAAGTGAAGCAATCCGTGCATCTGCCGCCGGGATATTTCATTGAGTGGAGCGGCGAATGGGAAAATCAGGTACATGCCCGCAAAACCCTGAAGATCATTCTGCCCATTGTGTTGTTGATTATTTTCTTTATTCTCTACCTCACCTTCGACAATTGGGCGGACACCTGGAATGTCTTGCTTACCGTGCCTTTCGGGCTCACCGGCGGCATCCTGATGGTGTATTTCTGGGGCGCTCAACTATCGGTGGCCGTGGTGGTGGGTTTTATCGCCCTGTTCGGCTTGGTTGTAGAAACGGGCGTGGTGATGATCATCTATCTCGATGAAGCCATGCGCCGCATGATTCAGGAAAAGGGAAGAAGGGTTGACCGGGCCACCCTGCAGCATTATGTGATAGAAGGGGCTGTGAAACGATTACGACCCAAGCTGATGACCGTGCTTATTGCTTTGTTGGGACTGGTGCCGGTGCTCTGGTCGCGGGGCACGGGTATCGAGTTGATGCGTCCTATTGCCCTGCCCATGATCGGTGGAGTAATCACCTCGGCCGTCTGTGTACTGCTGGTGATGCCGGTGGCTTATCAGCTGTTTAAGGAACGGGAACTCAGCCGATATGGAGAGATCAAGCTCCCGATAACCGATTCGCTCACCCTGAATGAAAATATATGA
- a CDS encoding efflux RND transporter permease subunit → MINRIISWSIHHRFVVVVFTLAIAGYGCYQLLRTPVDAIPDLSDVQVVVFTEWPGRGPQVIEDQITFPLVSSLQGIPKVKDIRGTSMFGMSFVYVVFQDGTDLYWARSRVLERLSYAQKQLPPDVVPTLGPDATGVGQVFWYTLEGKGYDLGTLRAIQDWYVKFALQDVPDVSEVASFGGFQPQYQVRIDPQKLTYYHLSLEQVLQAIRENNRDVGGSVIDLHGSNYIVRGLGYLKGIHDLEQIPLAVEGSTPVLLKDVAQVQMGGDHRLGIVDENGEGERVGGVVIMRYGANADAVIRAVKEKMQAVQAGLPPGIHFHVVYDRSTLIESAIHSIKHTLIEELILVSIVIVIFLLHLRSALVAILTIPTAVVISFIFIHWMGFNSNIMSLSGIAIAIGVIADNAIVMIENAHRHLTENTSS, encoded by the coding sequence ATGATCAACCGCATCATTTCCTGGTCTATCCACCATCGATTTGTGGTGGTGGTCTTCACCCTGGCTATTGCAGGGTATGGATGTTATCAACTATTGCGCACGCCGGTCGATGCGATCCCCGATCTATCGGATGTGCAGGTCGTTGTTTTTACGGAATGGCCGGGTCGTGGGCCTCAGGTCATAGAAGATCAGATCACCTTCCCGCTGGTGAGCAGTTTACAGGGTATTCCAAAGGTGAAAGATATCCGTGGCACCTCTATGTTCGGGATGAGCTTTGTGTATGTCGTGTTTCAAGACGGTACGGATCTGTACTGGGCGCGTAGTCGGGTTCTGGAACGATTGAGTTATGCGCAGAAGCAATTGCCGCCCGATGTGGTGCCCACCCTGGGTCCTGACGCCACGGGTGTGGGTCAGGTGTTCTGGTACACGCTTGAGGGCAAGGGATATGACCTGGGTACATTACGAGCCATTCAGGATTGGTATGTGAAGTTTGCCTTGCAGGATGTTCCGGATGTGAGCGAGGTGGCCTCTTTTGGAGGTTTTCAACCCCAGTATCAGGTGCGCATCGATCCGCAAAAACTGACCTATTATCATCTTTCTCTTGAGCAGGTATTACAGGCCATCCGCGAGAATAATCGGGATGTGGGCGGCAGCGTGATTGATTTGCATGGATCCAATTATATAGTGCGCGGGTTGGGCTATCTGAAAGGTATTCACGATCTGGAGCAAATCCCGCTAGCCGTTGAGGGCTCTACGCCCGTATTGCTGAAAGATGTGGCGCAGGTGCAGATGGGGGGCGATCATCGCCTGGGAATCGTCGATGAAAACGGCGAAGGCGAACGGGTGGGCGGAGTGGTTATCATGCGATATGGAGCCAATGCCGATGCTGTGATCCGTGCGGTGAAAGAGAAAATGCAAGCCGTGCAGGCAGGACTGCCTCCTGGTATTCATTTTCATGTCGTATATGACCGGAGCACCCTCATCGAATCGGCCATCCACAGTATTAAGCATACGTTGATTGAAGAGCTGATCCTGGTATCTATAGTGATCGTAATCTTTTTGCTGCACTTGCGCAGTGCGCTGGTGGCCATCCTCACCATACCCACGGCGGTGGTCATCAGCTTCATTTTCATTCACTGGATGGGTTTTAATTCCAATATCATGTCGCTCAGCGGTATAGCCATCGCCATCGGCGTGATTGCCGATAATGCCATCGTCATGATTGAGAATGCCCATCGTCATCTCACAGAAAACACATCATCATGA
- a CDS encoding heavy metal-associated domain-containing protein, with translation MQVKMFEVKGMHCEGCVHTVRQALQSVPGVIDAQVTLNPAQAIISMEDELPLSRLQEAVSQSGHYNLSEIQEQTSTTSAKRPSFFKKWFSHKKSCCS, from the coding sequence ATGCAGGTGAAAATGTTTGAAGTTAAAGGCATGCATTGTGAAGGCTGCGTACATACGGTTCGGCAGGCACTTCAGTCGGTACCCGGTGTCATTGATGCACAGGTTACCCTGAATCCTGCACAGGCCATCATCAGTATGGAAGATGAACTTCCGCTTTCTCGTTTGCAGGAGGCCGTAAGCCAATCAGGCCATTATAACCTGTCCGAAATTCAGGAACAAACTTCCACAACTTCTGCTAAGCGACCTTCGTTTTTTAAAAAATGGTTTTCGCACAAAAAATCCTGTTGTTCCTGA
- a CDS encoding response regulator transcription factor yields the protein MPTMHRNYKASILLVEDEENLQESLKLNLELEGYEVTAVDNGLAALKAIKNEYFDLIILDIMLPEMDGIAVAENIRLQNNDVPILFLSARNTSADRVLGLRKGGDDYMTKPFNLEELLLRVEKLIIKNKKLQDRSSVPDVYEFGPNKIDFAAQECIGKGGKKYELSKKETMLLKLLIENKGEVVPREKILQVVWGYNVYPTTRTIDNFILNFRKYFEEDSRHPRYFHSVRGVGYKFTDGKES from the coding sequence ATGCCAACCATGCATCGCAATTACAAGGCTTCCATTCTGCTGGTGGAAGATGAAGAAAATCTTCAGGAATCACTAAAACTGAATTTAGAGTTGGAAGGCTATGAGGTAACCGCCGTTGACAATGGATTGGCGGCCCTGAAGGCCATTAAAAACGAATATTTTGATCTGATTATTCTCGATATCATGTTGCCTGAAATGGACGGGATTGCTGTAGCTGAGAATATCCGCCTGCAGAATAACGACGTGCCCATTTTGTTTCTCAGCGCCCGCAATACCAGTGCCGATCGGGTGCTGGGCCTGCGAAAAGGCGGTGATGATTATATGACCAAACCTTTTAACCTCGAAGAACTCCTGCTCCGGGTCGAAAAATTAATCATCAAAAACAAAAAGTTGCAGGATCGATCCAGTGTGCCCGATGTATATGAATTCGGCCCGAATAAAATTGATTTTGCCGCTCAGGAATGTATTGGGAAGGGCGGAAAGAAATATGAGCTGAGTAAGAAAGAAACCATGTTGCTCAAATTATTGATTGAAAACAAAGGGGAGGTAGTGCCACGCGAAAAAATCCTGCAGGTGGTATGGGGATATAATGTGTATCCCACCACGCGCACGATCGATAATTTTATTCTGAACTTCCGGAAATATTTCGAAGAAGACAGTCGGCATCCCAGATATTTCCATTCCGTACGGGGTGTGGGATATAAGTTTACCGATGGTAAGGAAAGTTAA
- a CDS encoding ATP-binding protein, protein MKRRAIIKQKSTRFITYFYFFLLIYILAALIWWGISLFRQSEIITESQQRYLRLTVDSLQHPLLFQQEMARIAHDERMRKFKYWGEGITFLLVILIGAAYVYRATRRQILLSRQQNNFMMAVTHELKSPIAALQLNLETLLKRKLDAEKQQKLLESMIAETNRLNHLCNNMLLASQFESRQYQLVKEQLNLSELVQQCVVQQQRRVQTHQLISHIDSDVWINGDMLTLSLAINNLIENAVKYSPRGSTVEIHLHKDKAMAIISVADEGMGIPDAEKNKIFNRFYRIGNENTRKTKGTGLGLYLTQKIVQEHRGMIRVLDRKPQGSIFEIAFPLIRENFT, encoded by the coding sequence ATGAAACGTCGGGCTATCATCAAACAAAAGAGCACGCGCTTCATTACTTATTTTTACTTTTTTCTCCTGATTTATATCCTTGCGGCATTGATCTGGTGGGGTATTTCCCTCTTTCGACAGAGTGAAATCATCACCGAAAGCCAGCAACGATACCTGCGGCTAACAGTCGATAGTTTGCAACATCCTTTGTTATTTCAGCAAGAAATGGCCCGTATTGCACACGACGAGCGGATGCGGAAATTCAAATACTGGGGTGAAGGCATTACTTTTTTGCTGGTAATACTCATCGGTGCGGCCTATGTATATCGCGCCACCCGCAGGCAGATTTTGCTGTCGCGCCAGCAAAACAATTTTATGATGGCCGTTACCCATGAACTGAAATCGCCCATAGCTGCGCTGCAGCTCAACCTGGAGACCTTATTGAAACGCAAGCTCGATGCCGAAAAACAACAAAAACTGCTGGAGAGCATGATTGCTGAAACCAATCGACTGAATCATCTGTGTAACAATATGTTACTGGCATCACAGTTCGAGAGCAGGCAATACCAGCTGGTGAAGGAACAACTGAACCTCAGTGAACTGGTACAACAATGTGTGGTCCAGCAACAACGGCGCGTACAAACCCATCAACTTATCAGCCACATCGACAGCGATGTATGGATCAACGGCGATATGCTTACCCTGAGCCTTGCCATCAATAACCTGATTGAAAATGCAGTGAAATATTCTCCCCGGGGAAGCACTGTGGAAATCCATCTGCATAAAGATAAAGCCATGGCTATTATATCTGTAGCCGATGAAGGTATGGGTATACCGGATGCAGAAAAAAATAAAATCTTCAACAGATTTTATCGGATTGGCAATGAAAACACGCGCAAGACCAAGGGTACGGGGCTGGGGCTTTACCTTACCCAGAAGATTGTCCAGGAACATCGGGGTATGATTCGGGTATTGGACAGAAAACCACAGGGTAGTATATTTGAAATAGCATTTCCGTTGATCCGGGAAAATTTTACCTGA
- a CDS encoding gliding motility lipoprotein GldH, with protein MKPNPPFYLLLLLTWCCGCQFSTRLNVFEQQTAIPHQSWDAQFRPVFTVHITDTAALYDIYVTLRHTNNYRYSNLWLMITTTFPDGRSIQRRVELPLADATGKWFGSGMDDIFFHRILIQHNAYFNEPGIYRFTFEQDMRDNPLSDVWNVGLRIEKVGHRQPIGSPDVHQADSSTTQP; from the coding sequence ATGAAACCAAACCCGCCCTTTTATTTGTTGTTGCTGCTGACATGGTGTTGCGGATGTCAGTTCTCAACCCGGCTCAATGTGTTTGAACAGCAGACCGCCATCCCGCATCAAAGCTGGGATGCGCAATTTCGCCCCGTATTTACCGTGCATATTACCGATACCGCTGCATTGTACGATATTTATGTAACCCTGCGCCATACCAATAATTACCGTTACAGCAACTTATGGCTGATGATAACCACCACTTTCCCCGATGGAAGATCCATACAGCGCAGGGTGGAATTGCCGCTGGCCGATGCTACAGGAAAATGGTTTGGCAGTGGAATGGATGATATCTTTTTCCATCGTATTCTGATTCAGCACAATGCATATTTCAATGAACCGGGTATATATCGTTTTACATTTGAACAGGATATGCGTGATAATCCGCTGTCGGATGTATGGAATGTGGGGCTGCGTATTGAAAAAGTCGGGCACAGACAGCCGATTGGCTCTCCGGATGTGCATCAGGCAGATTCGTCAACGACTCAGCCCTGA
- a CDS encoding YicC/YloC family endoribonuclease, whose product MLRSMTGYGRAEKHHNGWTVVVEIRSLNGKQLDANIKLPASVKPYEAEIRSLLQQHLQRGTIDLTINLQQYQSQNPLLLNIELARQYYQSLQQLAETLQLPADWQQHALSILIKLPDVITPTTEVLPEQDWLKVKATLMEAIQALNTHREQEGMAMEQALRTYVQRILNYLLEIKKQDPARREKLKQRLEESLQEYFPREQIDQNRLEQELIYYIEKMDITEEEIRLENHCRYFEQILDEPDVVKGRKLSFLLQEMGREINTTGSKASDAQIQQWVVLMKDELEKAKEQVLNVL is encoded by the coding sequence ATGTTGAGATCGATGACCGGATATGGACGTGCCGAAAAGCATCATAACGGATGGACAGTAGTGGTAGAAATTCGTTCGCTAAATGGTAAACAACTCGATGCCAATATTAAGCTACCCGCATCTGTAAAACCTTATGAAGCCGAAATCCGTTCCTTGCTACAACAACATCTGCAAAGAGGAACAATTGACCTGACCATTAACCTGCAGCAATACCAATCGCAAAACCCCCTTTTGCTGAACATCGAACTTGCCCGGCAATATTACCAGAGCCTGCAACAACTGGCAGAAACTCTGCAATTGCCTGCCGACTGGCAGCAGCATGCCTTATCTATTTTGATCAAACTCCCCGATGTAATTACGCCCACCACAGAAGTACTTCCTGAACAGGATTGGCTCAAGGTAAAAGCTACGTTGATGGAAGCGATTCAGGCCCTTAATACCCACCGGGAACAGGAAGGGATGGCCATGGAACAGGCGCTGCGCACTTATGTGCAACGCATCTTAAATTATTTGCTTGAGATCAAAAAACAGGATCCCGCGCGCAGAGAGAAACTGAAACAACGTCTTGAAGAATCCCTGCAGGAATATTTTCCTCGTGAACAAATTGATCAGAATCGGCTGGAGCAGGAATTGATTTATTATATCGAGAAAATGGATATCACAGAAGAGGAAATCAGGCTGGAGAATCATTGCCGGTATTTTGAACAAATATTAGATGAACCGGATGTGGTAAAGGGACGTAAACTGAGTTTTTTGCTTCAGGAGATGGGGCGGGAAATCAATACTACAGGCTCCAAGGCCAGTGATGCACAAATCCAGCAATGGGTGGTGTTGATGAAAGATGAACTGGAAAAAGCCAAGGAGCAGGTGCTGAATGTACTATAA
- a CDS encoding pseudouridine synthase, with the protein MPEKLRYYILYKPYRVLCQFSPSPGKLTLADVLRVPEDVYPVGRLDYESEGLLLLTNDKRLHTQLLHPHFAHPRAYWVQVEGEITPEAIVPLYQGIVIRIKRKTYRTLPLPVDAIQLLNEPPPVPERHPPIRYRRHIPTSWISIRLYEGKYHQIRKMMAATGYPVLRLIRYAIGQLQLGSMKPGEYREIAYQQAWLALQT; encoded by the coding sequence ATGCCCGAAAAGCTGAGATATTATATTTTATATAAGCCTTATCGCGTATTATGTCAATTTTCACCCTCACCGGGAAAGCTCACACTGGCCGATGTGTTGCGGGTTCCAGAAGATGTGTATCCGGTGGGCAGGTTAGACTATGAAAGCGAAGGTTTGTTGTTGCTTACCAACGACAAGCGCTTGCACACACAACTTTTACATCCACATTTTGCCCATCCAAGAGCTTACTGGGTGCAGGTTGAGGGAGAAATTACGCCTGAAGCCATTGTGCCCTTGTATCAGGGGATAGTGATTCGCATAAAACGAAAAACATATCGAACACTTCCGCTTCCGGTAGATGCCATTCAATTATTAAACGAACCGCCACCCGTGCCAGAACGGCATCCGCCGATTCGTTACCGTCGGCACATCCCCACTTCGTGGATCAGCATCAGGCTTTACGAAGGGAAGTACCATCAAATCAGAAAAATGATGGCCGCCACCGGCTATCCTGTGCTGCGCCTTATTCGCTATGCCATTGGCCAGTTGCAGCTCGGCTCCATGAAGCCTGGTGAATATCGGGAGATTGCCTATCAACAGGCATGGCTGGCTTTGCAAACATAA
- a CDS encoding UDP-3-O-(3-hydroxymyristoyl)glucosamine N-acyltransferase, giving the protein MQLPAPVSVKWIADFVQGNILGDAAQQATGINEIHRVQHGDISFVDHEKYYRIALQSAATIILINQEFEPPSGKTLILVEDPFRAYNRLVRYFHPFSFPEKLQADSVQIGEGTRIGPQVFIGEHVQIGKNCLIYPHVTIYDHCVIGNDVIIHSGTVIGADAFYYKKRTTPEWKYEKMISCGRVVIEDEVEIGAQCTIDKGVSGDTIIGRGTKIDNLVHIGHDTRIGKACLIAAQVGIAGTVVIEDHVTLWGQVGISKDLTIGREAVVLAQSGVPSSLKGGQTYFGYPAEEARYKRREIAWIKRIPEIWEKVKHL; this is encoded by the coding sequence ATGCAATTGCCAGCACCTGTTTCCGTAAAATGGATTGCCGATTTTGTTCAGGGTAACATACTGGGCGATGCAGCACAACAAGCAACGGGTATCAATGAAATCCATCGGGTTCAACATGGAGATATTTCTTTTGTAGATCATGAAAAATACTACCGCATAGCGCTTCAATCAGCAGCAACGATCATCCTCATCAATCAAGAATTTGAGCCGCCATCAGGCAAAACGCTTATTTTAGTCGAAGATCCTTTTCGTGCATATAACCGGCTTGTAAGGTATTTTCATCCATTTTCATTTCCGGAAAAATTACAGGCCGATTCGGTACAGATTGGAGAAGGCACACGGATAGGGCCACAGGTGTTCATTGGAGAACATGTGCAAATCGGAAAGAATTGCCTGATTTATCCCCATGTAACCATTTACGATCATTGCGTCATTGGCAATGATGTCATTATCCATTCGGGTACAGTCATCGGAGCTGATGCATTTTATTACAAAAAACGTACAACACCGGAATGGAAATATGAGAAAATGATAAGCTGCGGCAGGGTGGTGATTGAAGATGAGGTGGAAATCGGTGCTCAGTGTACGATCGATAAAGGCGTAAGCGGTGATACAATCATTGGCCGGGGTACGAAAATCGATAACCTGGTGCATATCGGCCATGATACACGCATTGGTAAAGCATGCTTGATTGCGGCGCAGGTGGGCATTGCGGGTACTGTGGTTATCGAAGATCATGTCACTTTATGGGGACAGGTAGGGATCTCCAAAGACCTTACCATAGGCCGCGAAGCGGTGGTGCTGGCGCAGAGCGGCGTGCCCAGCTCATTAAAAGGTGGACAAACCTATTTTGGTTATCCGGCTGAAGAAGCGCGCTATAAACGCAGAGAGATTGCCTGGATTAAACGTATTCCCGAAATATGGGAAAAGGTTAAACATCTGTAA
- a CDS encoding NAD-dependent epimerase/dehydratase family protein: MSVLVTGATGLLGSHLIVYLVRQHQAVRAIYRTHIPALPPDVQERVEWVRADLLDIPSLRDALQDVQYVYHCAGKVSFARKARRELMLVNVEGTRHLVDLCIEMRVRRMVHVSSVAALGRGDKEQHIDDDTPQPEHVRRSVYGWSKYLGEMEVWRGWAEGLEVAIVQPTIILGPGHWHTGSPALFKRIYDGFPFYSPGVNGFVDVRDVVRAMYLLMQSSVNGERFILNGDNWSYQRLFTAIAHAFHRKAPRYAAGRWMGYMVAAYQQLQSWISSSYEPVVTLETVHTAQLKVYYYATKLLRFFRNFVLRLWKKRLLIPVKPF; encoded by the coding sequence ATGTCTGTACTTGTTACGGGAGCGACCGGACTTTTAGGAAGTCATTTGATAGTTTATCTGGTGCGGCAACATCAGGCTGTACGGGCTATTTACCGAACACATATTCCTGCTTTACCTCCTGATGTGCAAGAACGTGTGGAATGGGTGCGAGCCGATTTACTGGATATTCCATCCTTGCGTGATGCCCTGCAGGACGTGCAATATGTTTATCATTGTGCAGGCAAGGTAAGTTTTGCCCGAAAAGCCCGTCGTGAGCTGATGCTGGTGAATGTGGAAGGCACCCGTCATCTCGTAGATCTGTGTATTGAAATGCGGGTCAGGCGTATGGTGCATGTGAGTTCGGTTGCAGCACTGGGCAGAGGCGATAAAGAACAACATATAGATGATGATACACCACAACCCGAACACGTGCGTCGCTCGGTATATGGATGGAGCAAATATTTAGGTGAAATGGAAGTATGGCGGGGCTGGGCCGAGGGACTCGAAGTGGCGATCGTACAGCCCACCATTATTCTGGGTCCCGGCCACTGGCATACCGGCTCGCCTGCATTATTTAAACGGATATACGATGGATTCCCGTTTTATTCCCCGGGTGTAAATGGATTTGTGGACGTGCGTGATGTTGTCAGGGCCATGTATTTGCTCATGCAATCATCGGTGAACGGGGAGCGGTTTATTTTAAATGGCGATAACTGGTCTTATCAACGATTATTCACGGCTATTGCACATGCTTTTCATCGAAAGGCTCCGCGCTATGCAGCCGGCCGATGGATGGGCTATATGGTCGCGGCTTATCAACAATTACAATCGTGGATTTCATCGTCCTATGAACCGGTGGTAACCCTCGAAACCGTACATACGGCTCAGCTGAAGGTATACTATTATGCCACAAAATTGTTGCGTTTTTTCCGGAATTTCGTTTTACGCCTCTGGAAGAAACGATTGCTTATACCTGTGAAGCCTTTTTAA
- a CDS encoding phenylalanine--tRNA ligase subunit alpha, translating into MEPLFAEIEALRASIADEHPDTIEAVEAFRIKYLGSKGLLKSLFSKLGTIEASMRKEVGRQLNELKQFAEAQYAAHKQRVSQQAADEKGQQFIAGIDITLPAKPLPLGSHHPLSIIRRQIVRIFESIGFAIAEGPEIEDDWHNFTSLNMPPDHPARDMQDTFYLSRDPVWVLRTHTSSVQARVLETQPLPVRVICPGRVYRNETVSARANCFFHQVEGLYVDKQVSFADLKQTLYYFVSEMFGRDTRVRFRPSYFPFTEPSAEMDISCTVCGGKGCSLCKHTGWVEILGCGMVHPDLLRNFQIDPEIYTGFAFGMGIERICQLKYRVNDLRLYAQNDIRFLRQFCQA; encoded by the coding sequence ATGGAACCATTATTTGCAGAAATAGAGGCCCTGCGTGCATCCATTGCAGATGAACATCCCGATACGATAGAAGCAGTCGAGGCTTTTCGGATTAAATATCTCGGCAGTAAGGGTTTATTGAAAAGTCTATTCAGTAAACTGGGCACAATAGAGGCCTCCATGCGAAAGGAAGTAGGCCGTCAGTTGAACGAACTCAAACAATTCGCTGAAGCACAATATGCCGCACACAAACAGCGCGTCAGTCAGCAGGCTGCTGATGAGAAGGGCCAGCAGTTCATTGCCGGAATCGATATCACATTACCTGCGAAGCCATTACCCCTGGGCAGTCATCATCCACTCAGCATTATACGTCGGCAAATCGTCAGGATTTTTGAAAGCATTGGATTTGCCATTGCCGAAGGGCCTGAGATAGAAGACGACTGGCACAATTTCACTTCTCTGAATATGCCGCCCGATCATCCGGCGCGCGATATGCAGGACACGTTTTATTTATCGCGTGATCCCGTCTGGGTATTGCGTACCCACACCTCATCCGTACAGGCACGTGTGCTGGAAACGCAACCCTTACCTGTGCGTGTGATTTGTCCCGGAAGGGTGTATCGTAATGAAACGGTATCGGCACGAGCAAACTGTTTTTTTCATCAGGTGGAAGGATTATACGTCGATAAACAGGTGTCGTTTGCTGACCTCAAACAAACGTTGTATTATTTTGTTTCAGAAATGTTTGGCCGTGACACACGGGTGCGATTCCGGCCATCTTATTTCCCGTTTACCGAACCCAGTGCAGAGATGGATATTTCCTGCACGGTATGTGGAGGTAAAGGATGTAGTTTGTGTAAACATACCGGTTGGGTGGAGATTTTAGGTTGTGGTATGGTGCATCCGGATCTATTGCGTAACTTTCAGATTGACCCGGAAATATACACGGGATTTGCATTTGGAATGGGTATCGAACGGATATGCCAGCTGAAATATCGGGTGAATGATTTGCGTTTGTATGCACAAAACGATATTCGTTTTCTTCGTCAATTCTGCCAGGCCTGA